The Nitrosococcus watsonii C-113 genome includes the window GCAGTCACGCTCGCTGGGGGATCGTTGCACATCCCTGTGCTCTTTCAAGGATAAGCGGCGATTGGAATAAATTGATAAGTTGACGAAAGCGGCCAGGATTATTAGGATATAGCTATTCTTCCCCGGTAGCTCAGTTGGTAGAGCGGGTGACTGTTAATCACTAGGTCGGCGGTTCGAGCCCGTCCCGGGGAGCCAATAATTCAAAGGCTTGCGTCTATTCGGCGTGAGCCTTTTTAGTTTGAACGTAAGCGCCAGAAGCCCCCCAAGGGTACCCAAATACCGCGTTAACGGTATGCCTTGACGATGGAAGCGGCATCCATGTTCCTTTAATAAGGCTTTTAACTCTCTCTAGTGAAACTTCCCATTAAGGAGCTATGGGCAAAAGCGCCTTTCTCTTGCTTAAAACCTCAATTTGAGTTTTTTTGCCAATGCGAACACCATTCAACACCAGCAATTCCGGCACCATCATATTAAGCTTTTCCATTAAAGCCTCTTGTGTATCCGCCTCGGTTGCCAACCCCGGCACATCCTCGCTCGTGGCAACCCATACGTGGGCCTGCTCATCCCATAATGCCTCTATATGAAACTCAACCTTGTTAGGCATAATGAACCTCCTCCATCCATGAGTATATATATAGCTCATCCTCAAACCATCACTAGACTTACTCGGGCTAACCCCTATGAAACAATCGGGAAACTACTCCGGCAAAAACGCCATATCCAACACCTGCTCCCACGTCCAGCCAGTCTGCTCGAAGGTGGCGGGGAAGATATTTTCTTCTAATCCGGTCTCCCGTGCCGCGTCGATAGCAGCGCTCTCGTAAGACTCCGCTAATATCGCCAAGCGTTGCGCCTTCAAACTGAGGTTGCCGCGAATT containing:
- a CDS encoding DUF1902 domain-containing protein yields the protein MPNKVEFHIEALWDEQAHVWVATSEDVPGLATEADTQEALMEKLNMMVPELLVLNGVRIGKKTQIEVLSKRKALLPIAP